One region of Macrobrachium rosenbergii isolate ZJJX-2024 chromosome 20, ASM4041242v1, whole genome shotgun sequence genomic DNA includes:
- the LOC136849188 gene encoding uncharacterized protein isoform X2: MAPMNSKLWLSLLVCVVGVIGVVGYSETPRQYHIQTDEGPDRYFRFQTYNGQFRKEKRFEDGSVVGTYGWVDPLGLLRLYDYIADTLGYRIVRQRTMKVAPIVEPPPQPAPQHFQRRPVTISQKATQSQPATSIVTQPQPVTQPPAVTRPLHPAQLRPVSPLRPVPKPPQVAVVEPEIETSPFPGQPHTLKPLLVPLSQTASLTPSLVQLQPVTLGPQLLVRQTVPNVTPIPLVPISNNNVALGKDLESNVVEATTLGSFGDRTEVEKPNDTPAGKTQRGRGRFRGKPLALKRRPVAVDHTEASSPGSRGSARFKGVPLALAAQKGTPKLLQPVPLNQRETSPAPAFGTLIDSHRNSGIDSAVSSTNSEGNRFLRQPVHRGTNLPARSNGAGTDMWTL; the protein is encoded by the exons GTTTGCGTTGTGGGCGTCATAGGCGTGGTCGGATACAGTGAGACGCCCAGACAGTATCACATACAGACAGACGAAGGACCCGACAGGTATTTCAG gttCCAAACGTACAACGGCCAATTCCGGAAGGAGAAGAGATTCGAAGATGGCTCGGTGGTTGGCACTTACGGCTGGGTGGACCCACTTGGTCTCCTGCGGCTGTACGATTACATAGCAGACACCCTGGGGTACCGAATTGTCCGCCAGAGGACGATGAAGGTGGCCCCGATAGTCGAACCTCCCCCTCAGCCAGCCCCCCAACATTTCCAGCGACGGCCAGTAACGATCTCGCAAAAGGCGACCCAGTCGCAGCCAGCGACCTCTATTGTGACCCAGCCTCAACCGGTAACCCAACCTCCAGCAGTAACTAGGCCGTTGCATCCAGCGCAGCTGAGACCGGTTTCGCCCCTTCGACCAGTGCCAAAGCCGCCCCAGGTGGCAGTTGTAGAACCTGAGATAGAGACAAGCCCTTTCCCCGGGCAACCTCACACACTGAAACCATTACTAGTACCATTGTCGCAGACGGCGTCCCTGACGCCATCCCTTGTCCAGTTGCAGCCTGTCACGCTTGGACCCCAGCTTCTGGTCAGGCAGACTGTACCCAATGTGACACCAATCCCCTTGGTCCCAATTTCGAATAATAACGTAGCTCTAGGAAAAGACCTCGAAAGTAATGTTGTTGAGGCCACGACTCTGGGATCCTTTGGGGACAGGACCGAGGTCGAAAAACCGAATGATACACCGGCAGGAAAGACACAGAGAGGCAGAGGCCGCTTCAGAGGTAAGCCACTCGCTCTGAAAAGGCGGCCTGTGGCAGTCGATCATACTGAGGCCTCTTCGCCAGGGAGCAGAGGCTCTGCCAGATTCAAAGGTGTGCCTCTCGCTTTAGCGGCTCAAAAAGGGACGCCGAAATTGCTTCAGCCAGTGCCACTGAATCAGAGAGAGACTTCTCCTGCCCCTGCGTTCGGAACGCTCATCGACAGCCACAGAAACAGCGGCATTGATAGCGCAGTCAGTAGTACGAATTCAGAGGGCAACAGGTTTTTAAGGCAACCAGTACATAGAGGAACAAACCTTCCAGCTCGTTCAAACGGGGCAG GCACGGATATGTGGACCCTCTAG
- the LOC136849188 gene encoding uncharacterized protein isoform X3, with product MAPMNSKLWLSLLVCVVGVIGVVGYSETPRQYHIQTDEGPDRYFRFQTYNGQFRKEKRFEDGSVVGTYGWVDPLGLLRLYDYIADTLGYRIVRQRTMKVAPIVEPPPQPAPQHFQRRPVTISQKATQSQPATSIVTQPQPVTQPPAVTRPLHPAQLRPVSPLRPVPKPPQVAVVEPEIETSPFPGQPHTLKPLLVPLSQTASLTPSLVQLQPVTLGPQLLVRQTVPNVTPIPLVPISNNNVALGKDLESNVVEATTLGSFGDRTEVEKPNDTPAGKTQRGRGRFRGKPLALKRRPVAVDHTEASSPGSRGSARFKGVPLALAAQKGTPKLLQPVPLNQRETSPAPAFGTLIDSHRNSGIDSAVSSTNSEGNRFLRQPVHRGTNLPARSNGAEP from the exons GTTTGCGTTGTGGGCGTCATAGGCGTGGTCGGATACAGTGAGACGCCCAGACAGTATCACATACAGACAGACGAAGGACCCGACAGGTATTTCAG gttCCAAACGTACAACGGCCAATTCCGGAAGGAGAAGAGATTCGAAGATGGCTCGGTGGTTGGCACTTACGGCTGGGTGGACCCACTTGGTCTCCTGCGGCTGTACGATTACATAGCAGACACCCTGGGGTACCGAATTGTCCGCCAGAGGACGATGAAGGTGGCCCCGATAGTCGAACCTCCCCCTCAGCCAGCCCCCCAACATTTCCAGCGACGGCCAGTAACGATCTCGCAAAAGGCGACCCAGTCGCAGCCAGCGACCTCTATTGTGACCCAGCCTCAACCGGTAACCCAACCTCCAGCAGTAACTAGGCCGTTGCATCCAGCGCAGCTGAGACCGGTTTCGCCCCTTCGACCAGTGCCAAAGCCGCCCCAGGTGGCAGTTGTAGAACCTGAGATAGAGACAAGCCCTTTCCCCGGGCAACCTCACACACTGAAACCATTACTAGTACCATTGTCGCAGACGGCGTCCCTGACGCCATCCCTTGTCCAGTTGCAGCCTGTCACGCTTGGACCCCAGCTTCTGGTCAGGCAGACTGTACCCAATGTGACACCAATCCCCTTGGTCCCAATTTCGAATAATAACGTAGCTCTAGGAAAAGACCTCGAAAGTAATGTTGTTGAGGCCACGACTCTGGGATCCTTTGGGGACAGGACCGAGGTCGAAAAACCGAATGATACACCGGCAGGAAAGACACAGAGAGGCAGAGGCCGCTTCAGAGGTAAGCCACTCGCTCTGAAAAGGCGGCCTGTGGCAGTCGATCATACTGAGGCCTCTTCGCCAGGGAGCAGAGGCTCTGCCAGATTCAAAGGTGTGCCTCTCGCTTTAGCGGCTCAAAAAGGGACGCCGAAATTGCTTCAGCCAGTGCCACTGAATCAGAGAGAGACTTCTCCTGCCCCTGCGTTCGGAACGCTCATCGACAGCCACAGAAACAGCGGCATTGATAGCGCAGTCAGTAGTACGAATTCAGAGGGCAACAGGTTTTTAAGGCAACCAGTACATAGAGGAACAAACCTTCCAGCTCGTTCAAACGGGGCAG AACCTTAG
- the LOC136849188 gene encoding uncharacterized protein isoform X1: MAPMNSKLWLSLLVCVVGVIGVVGYSETPRQYHIQTDEGPDRYFRFQTYNGQFRKEKRFEDGSVVGTYGWVDPLGLLRLYDYIADTLGYRIVRQRTMKVAPIVEPPPQPAPQHFQRRPVTISQKATQSQPATSIVTQPQPVTQPPAVTRPLHPAQLRPVSPLRPVPKPPQVAVVEPEIETSPFPGQPHTLKPLLVPLSQTASLTPSLVQLQPVTLGPQLLVRQTVPNVTPIPLVPISNNNVALGKDLESNVVEATTLGSFGDRTEVEKPNDTPAGKTQRGRGRFRGKPLALKRRPVAVDHTEASSPGSRGSARFKGVPLALAAQKGTPKLLQPVPLNQRETSPAPAFGTLIDSHRNSGIDSAVSSTNSEGNRFLRQPVHRGTNLPARSNGAGNLTPQRATNPEENFDLPPDLPYSINYDLGNQFRLEKILPDGTKVGRHGYVDPLGVLRVTYYSTGPNGHREKQENKWVGTRDPEAHN; this comes from the exons GTTTGCGTTGTGGGCGTCATAGGCGTGGTCGGATACAGTGAGACGCCCAGACAGTATCACATACAGACAGACGAAGGACCCGACAGGTATTTCAG gttCCAAACGTACAACGGCCAATTCCGGAAGGAGAAGAGATTCGAAGATGGCTCGGTGGTTGGCACTTACGGCTGGGTGGACCCACTTGGTCTCCTGCGGCTGTACGATTACATAGCAGACACCCTGGGGTACCGAATTGTCCGCCAGAGGACGATGAAGGTGGCCCCGATAGTCGAACCTCCCCCTCAGCCAGCCCCCCAACATTTCCAGCGACGGCCAGTAACGATCTCGCAAAAGGCGACCCAGTCGCAGCCAGCGACCTCTATTGTGACCCAGCCTCAACCGGTAACCCAACCTCCAGCAGTAACTAGGCCGTTGCATCCAGCGCAGCTGAGACCGGTTTCGCCCCTTCGACCAGTGCCAAAGCCGCCCCAGGTGGCAGTTGTAGAACCTGAGATAGAGACAAGCCCTTTCCCCGGGCAACCTCACACACTGAAACCATTACTAGTACCATTGTCGCAGACGGCGTCCCTGACGCCATCCCTTGTCCAGTTGCAGCCTGTCACGCTTGGACCCCAGCTTCTGGTCAGGCAGACTGTACCCAATGTGACACCAATCCCCTTGGTCCCAATTTCGAATAATAACGTAGCTCTAGGAAAAGACCTCGAAAGTAATGTTGTTGAGGCCACGACTCTGGGATCCTTTGGGGACAGGACCGAGGTCGAAAAACCGAATGATACACCGGCAGGAAAGACACAGAGAGGCAGAGGCCGCTTCAGAGGTAAGCCACTCGCTCTGAAAAGGCGGCCTGTGGCAGTCGATCATACTGAGGCCTCTTCGCCAGGGAGCAGAGGCTCTGCCAGATTCAAAGGTGTGCCTCTCGCTTTAGCGGCTCAAAAAGGGACGCCGAAATTGCTTCAGCCAGTGCCACTGAATCAGAGAGAGACTTCTCCTGCCCCTGCGTTCGGAACGCTCATCGACAGCCACAGAAACAGCGGCATTGATAGCGCAGTCAGTAGTACGAATTCAGAGGGCAACAGGTTTTTAAGGCAACCAGTACATAGAGGAACAAACCTTCCAGCTCGTTCAAACGGGGCAG GTAATCTAACACCTCAGAGGGCCACTAACCCAGAAGAGAACTTTGACCTACCTCCAGACTTACCATACAGTATCAACTATGACCTCGGTAATCAATTTCGCCTTGAAAAAATACTTCCTGACGGGACGAAAGTAGGGAG GCACGGATATGTGGACCCTCTAGGCGTACTTAGAGTCACGTATTATTCCACCGGCCCCAACGGTCACCGGGAGAAACAGGAAAACAAATGGGTGGGAACCAGGGACCCGGAGGCACACAATTGA